One genomic window of Cydia pomonella isolate Wapato2018A chromosome 6, ilCydPomo1, whole genome shotgun sequence includes the following:
- the LOC133518841 gene encoding dual specificity protein phosphatase 13B-like isoform X1: MSYRDTAVQQCTLFPRHKYCAANEQRVGSYLRTLMSFGSSSSMSMLSSLSAYRRPMDVHSYSPTPDVNEVYPGLYVGDAVAAKDKAFLRRMGITYVLNTAEGKRYTQVDTDHLYYRDCPGLRYKGFPMMDLPTTDISKYFHIAANFIDEGISRGSRVLVHCFMGVSRSATCAIAFLMIKRNMSLTEALATVRARRDIHPNEGFLRQLQALDRDLRLRLR, from the exons ATGAGCTACAGGGATACG GCTGTTCAACAGTGCACATTGTTTCCAAGACACAAATACTGTGCTGCTAATGAACAACGGGTAGGATCCTACCTGCGAACACTAATG AGTTTCGGCTCGTCGTCGTCGATGTCAATGCTGAGTTCGCTGAGCGCGTACCGGCGGCCGATGGACGTGCACTCCTACAGCCCCACGCCGGACGTTAATGAAGTGTATCCTGGACTCTACGTGGGGGATGC GGTGGCCGCAAAAGACAAGGCGTTCCTCCGCCGGATGGGCATCACCTACGTGCTGAACACTGCCGAAGGCAAGCGCTACACACAGGTCGACACCGACCACCTCTATTATCGCGACTGCCCCGGCTTGCGGTACAAGGGCTTCCCAATGATGGACTTACCCACCACCGACATATCCAAGTATTTCCACATCGCTGCCAACTTTATCGACGAGGGCATTTCTAGGGGAA GTCGCGTGCTCGTCCACTGCTTCATGGGCGTGTCCCGGTCGGCGACCTGCGCGATCGCGTTCCTCATGATCAAGCGCAACATGTCGCTGACGGAGGCGCTCGCCACCGTGCGTGCGCGCCGCGACATCCACCCCAACGAGGGCTTCCTGCGCCAGCTCCAGGCGCTCGACAGAGACCTCCGCCTCCGCCTCCGCTGA
- the LOC133518841 gene encoding dual specificity protein phosphatase 13B-like isoform X2, with the protein MSYRDTSFGSSSSMSMLSSLSAYRRPMDVHSYSPTPDVNEVYPGLYVGDAVAAKDKAFLRRMGITYVLNTAEGKRYTQVDTDHLYYRDCPGLRYKGFPMMDLPTTDISKYFHIAANFIDEGISRGSRVLVHCFMGVSRSATCAIAFLMIKRNMSLTEALATVRARRDIHPNEGFLRQLQALDRDLRLRLR; encoded by the exons ATGAGCTACAGGGATACG AGTTTCGGCTCGTCGTCGTCGATGTCAATGCTGAGTTCGCTGAGCGCGTACCGGCGGCCGATGGACGTGCACTCCTACAGCCCCACGCCGGACGTTAATGAAGTGTATCCTGGACTCTACGTGGGGGATGC GGTGGCCGCAAAAGACAAGGCGTTCCTCCGCCGGATGGGCATCACCTACGTGCTGAACACTGCCGAAGGCAAGCGCTACACACAGGTCGACACCGACCACCTCTATTATCGCGACTGCCCCGGCTTGCGGTACAAGGGCTTCCCAATGATGGACTTACCCACCACCGACATATCCAAGTATTTCCACATCGCTGCCAACTTTATCGACGAGGGCATTTCTAGGGGAA GTCGCGTGCTCGTCCACTGCTTCATGGGCGTGTCCCGGTCGGCGACCTGCGCGATCGCGTTCCTCATGATCAAGCGCAACATGTCGCTGACGGAGGCGCTCGCCACCGTGCGTGCGCGCCGCGACATCCACCCCAACGAGGGCTTCCTGCGCCAGCTCCAGGCGCTCGACAGAGACCTCCGCCTCCGCCTCCGCTGA